ATCTAGACCATCGGGGCCCGTCAGGAGAGGGGATGTATGCAATTTGTGGTCAAGCTTTGAAGGGGAGTTCACCTAGGGATGGCCACCCCGGGATGCCCTGCCGGCGGGGATGGGCCCGTGACCTGTGAAGACGACCGTTTCCGGGGCTGCGGAACCTCTAACTCCGGTGCCCCCTAAAGGGATTCAAAAGGTGGACGGTGCTGTATGTGGTCCAGGTCTCACAGGGAAACGGGACCGAAAACAACCCCTGTCAGGCCTGGTCGACGCGTCCGGGCCGGCCTTCGCGGTACGTGGGAAGCCGTCGGCCGGCACCTCCCGGAAGCCCTGTGGGTGCGTCATGAAACGCGGGTTGACCGTGCGCATGCCGATCCCCGCGTTGTTCACCGGAGTCGAAGCACTCATGGCCGTGACGCCAGGAGGTGGAGTGCTCCCCAGGTCAAGTCCCGGCCCTGCTCAGGAGGTTGGAGGGTGCGTGGCCAGCCAGTGCCGGGCGATCTGCTCGCGCGTGGCGACCCACGCACCGCCGCGCCGAGCGATGTGCCGCAGGAAGCCGTCGAGCACACGAATACGGCCGGGTCGGCCGATGATCCGGCCGTGCATGCCGACGCTCATCATGCGGGGACGTTCGGCGCCCTCCGCGTACAAGGTCTCGAAGGTGTCGACGAGATACGCGAGCATGTCGTCCGCGGTCGTGAACCCGTGGACGAGCAGGAACTTGAAGTCGTTCGCGTCGAGGCTGTACGGCACCACGAGGTGCGGCCGACCGGCCGCCTCGACGTAGAAGGGCAGGTCGTCCGAGTAGTCGTCGGAGTCGTAGAGGAAACCGCCCTCCTCGGCGACGAGGCGCCGTGTGGCGGCGCTCGTCCGGCCGGTGTACCAGCCGACGGGACGGCGGCCGACGAGCCGCTCGATCACCGCGGTCGTGCGTGCGATCCCGGCCCGCTCGACGTCCTCGGGCACGTCGCGGTGGTCGATCCAGCGCCAGCCGTGCCCGGCCACCTCCCAGCCGGCGGCGCCCATCGCGCGCGCCGCGTCCGGATTGCGCTCGAGGGCCTGTCCGACGGCGTGGACGGTGAGCGGCACGCCGTGCGCCCCGAGCGTGCGGTGAACGCGCCAGAACCCGGCCCGCGAACCGTAGGCGAACATCGACTCGGCGTTCAGATCACGACCGCCGGCCACGGGCGGCGCGCCGACGACCTCGTGCAGGAACCCCTCCGAGGCCGGGTCGCCGTCGAGGACGTTGTGCTCGCCGCCCTCCTCGTAGTTGAGGACGAGGCTGACGGCCACGCGGGCGCCACCGGGCCAGGCGGCACGCGGCGGCTCGGCACCGTAGCCGACCAGATCGTGGCGGTACTCGGACACGGACGGCACGCTACCGCCGCTCGCCCCGCCCGCCGGCCAGCGGAGGAGGTCGGCGTGGCGGGGGACTTCCCGCGCACGCTCGATTCTGTTGTCATGGCAATTGAATCGAGCGTCGAATACTTCATCTGGACTCGAAACCGTTGTACAGTCGCTTCATGGGCAAGGCTGAAAGGGCAGTCATGGACGAGATCGACCGGGCCATCCTGCGCGAGCTGCAGACCGACGGGCGCATTCCCTACGCGGAGCTGGGGCCCAAGGTGGGGTTGTCGCCGTCGGCGGCCCGGCAGCGGTTGCAGAGGCTGATCGACGCCAAGGTGGTCCAGGTCGTGGGGGTCACCGACCCCGTGGCCATGGGCGGGCAGGCGATGGCCCTCCTCGGCGTCCGCGTCGACGGAGATCCCCGGGCGGTGGCCGACGAGCTGGCGCGTCATGAGGAGGTCGTCTACACCGTTCTCACCTCCGGCACCTTCGACCTGTTCGTCGAGGTCGTCTGCCGTCGCCCTGCCGAACTCCTCGACATCGTCAACGACGTGGTGCGCCCCATCGAGGGCGTCACGGCGGTCGAGAGCTTCCCCTACTTCGGGATCCACACCCACCGGTTCCTCTGGGACGTCGGCTGAGGGCCCTCGACGAATCGGCCGGACCGTCCCCCTCGCGCGCCATGCGCGGCCCCATCGAACATCTCGCGGCGCCCGCCTCGCGTGCGGCGGCACCCCACCACCCCCGACAAGGATCAGACATGCCCCCTCGCCAGTCATTCGGCGTCGACTTCTTCGCCCGCGAGGCACTGCCGGCCCCTCGGGTGACGGAGGGCGACGCGCAGCGCATCGCCGCCGAGGTCTTCGGGCTCGCCACCCACGCCGTATCGCTGGGCAGCCAACAGGACACCAACTTCCTGCTGCGCGGATCCGACGGGAAGCCCGCGGCCGTACTCAAGATCGCCAATCCGGCGTTCGGCGAGACCGAGATCGAGGCCCAGGACGCCGCCGCCGACCTCGTCGCCGAGGCGAACCCCGCCCTGCGCGTGGCCACCGTCCTGCGCGACCACGACGGCGCGCGCCAGGTCGCCGCGGTCGACACCGCCGACGGACCGCTCACCGCGCGACTGCTGCGCTACCTGCCCGGCGGATCCCTCTCCGGGCCCCGTCACCTCTCGCCGCGTACGGTGTCGGCCATGGGGGCCGTGGCCGGCCGGGTGAGCAGCGCCCTCCACGACTTCCGACACCCCGGACTCGACCGCGTCCTGCAGTGGGACCCGCGGCACGCGGACCGGGTCGTGGAGCTGCTGCTCCGTCACGTGTCCGAACCCGCGCGCCGCGCTGCCGTCGAGACGGCAACGGCCGAATCCTGGGCCGCCGTACGCGAGGTCGGCGACGGACTGCCCCGCCAGGCCGTGCACCTGGACCTCACCGACGACAATCTGGTCCGAGCGGCCGGCAGTCCGTCCCACGTCCCCGACGGGATCATCGACTTCGGTGACCTGACGCACAGTTGGGCCGTCTCCGAGCTCGCGGTGACCCTGTCGTCCGTACTGCACCACGATGGCGCCGAACCCCACCACGTCCTCCCCGCCGTCCGGGCCTTCCACGGCATCCGCCCCCTGTCCGCCGACGAGGCAGCGGCGCTCTGGCCGCTCGTCGTGCTGCGCGCCGCCACCCTCGTCGTCAGCGGCCGCCAGCAAGCCGCCGTCGATCGGGACAACGCCTATGTGAACGCGGCGCTCGACCGGGAGTGGCGGATCTTCGAGCAGGCCATCGCGGTGCCCTCCGCCGTGATGACCGGCCTGATCGACGACGCGCTCGAACTGCCCCGTCGGCCGGCCCCCTCCCTGCCGGTCCTCGGGCCCCTCGTGGCGGACCTGACCGCATCCGGTACGAGGCTGCTCGACCTCTCCGTCGAGTCCGACGCGATGGACCACGGCACGTGGCTGGAGCCCGGAACGGAAGAGCGGCTGGCGGCCGAGCTGCTCGACCGGGGCGCCGACGCCGTGACCACCGCGTATGCCCAGCCGCGCCTGAGCGCCTCCGCCGTACTGTCCGCCACCTCATCCGCGACGGTCCCCACCGGCATCGACCTCTGGCTCGGCAGACCCTCGGAGCTGCGGGCCCCGCACGACGGCGAGATCGTCCACGCGTCACCCGGCCGGGCCACCCTCACCTGCGGTTCCCGGCTCCTCGACCTGTCGTGGAACGGCGCCGACGCCCCGTACCCGCCCACCGGCAGCCTGCTGCGCGCCGGCGACCGGCTGGCCGCCCTGCCCTCCGGCACCCGGCTGCACCTGACCCTCCGGCACCGGCACGGTCCCGAAGTCCCCGCCCTGGTCAGGCCCGAGTACGCCGCGGGCTGGCTGGCGCTCACCACCGACCCCGCGCCCCTCATCGGAGTGCCGACCGCCGAGGGCCGGCCGCAGGAGGACCTGCTCGCCCGGCGCGACGCCTCTTTCGCCACCGTGCAGGAGCACTACTACGGCAACCCGCCCAGGATCGAACGCGGTTGGCGCCACCACATGCTGTCCACCGACGGCCGCGCCTACCTGGACATGGTCAACAACGTCACCCCGCTTGGCCACGCGCACCCTCGTGTCGAGCGGGCCGTGGCACGGCAGTTGCGCCGACTGAACACCAACTCCCGTTTCCACTACGCGTCGGTCGTGGAGTTCTCCGAACGGCTGGCCGCCCTGCTGCCCGCGCCGCTCGACACGGTGTTCCTCGTCAACTCGGGCTCCGAGGCGGTCGACCTGGCCATCCGGCTGGCCATCGGAGCCACCGGCCGCCACGACGTCGTCGCGCTGCGCGAGGCGTACCACGGCTGGACCTACGCCTCGGACGCCGTGTCCACCTCGATCGCCGACAACCCCAACGCCCTCGCCAGCCGCCCCGACTGGGTCCACACCGTGGACTCGCCCAACCCCTACCGAGGGAACCACCGCGGCGAGGCCGCGACGGCCTACGCGACCGAAGCCGTCCGGACCGTCGAGGACCTCGCGGCGACGGGACGGGCGCCGGGCGCGTTCATCAGCGAGTCCTTCTACGGCAACGCCGGAGCCGTCGCGCTGCCCGACGGCTATCTCGCCCAGGTCTACGCGGCCGTGCGGCGCCACGGCGGACTGACGATCGCCGACGAGATCCAGGTCGGTTACGGCCGTCTCGGCTCCTGGTTCTGGGGATTCGAGCAGCAGGGCGTGACACCCGACATCGTCACCGTGGCCAAGGCGATCGGCAACGGCCACCCGCTCGGCGCCGTGATCACCTCACGGGCCGTGGCCGAGCGCTACCGCGACCAGGGCTACTTCTTCTCCTCCACCGGCGGCAGCCCCGTCTCCAGCATCGCCGGCCTCACCGTCCTCGACACCCTCCGGGACGAGGACCTCCAGGGGAACGCGGTACGCGTCGGCGCCCACCTCAAGGCCCGGCTCGAGGAACTCGCGGAACGCCACCCGCTCATCGGCGCCGTCCACGGAGCCGGCCTCTACCTCGGCGTCGAACTCGTCCGCGACCACGCCACCCTCGAACCCGCACCCGAGGAGACCACGGAACTCTGCGACCGCATGCTGGACCTGGGCGTCATCGTCCAGCCGACCGGAGACCACCAGAACGTCCTGAAGATCAAGCCGCCGCTGTGCATCGACCGCACGGCCGCCGACTTCTTCACCGCCACCCTCGACCGCGCCCTCACCGAACTCCGGTGACACCTCCTCGTCGGTCCGCCCCGGGGGCGCAGCGGCCGGAAGGAGGCAGTAGCCCGTCCACGGGGCATACCTGGTGACGGAGGTGAACGCGATGGACGCGCGGATCGGCCGGGGCGTCAAGGCGCTGGCGATGCTCGGGCTGCTGCTCGTGGCCGCGGCGGCCGTGGGCTGCGGGCCGGGAGCGGAGCAGGCGACCGGGACCGTACGCGGCACGGTCGTACGGCCGCCGGGGCAAGACCCGCGGTCGGGCGGAGGCGGGTCGGACGGCCGGGACACGGCCCGGGTGCCGGTGAACGGCGACCCGGTACGGGCGCGGGACGAGCACGGCCGCGTGGTGGCGAGCACGGTCAGCGCGCCGCCCGACGGCGGCTTCCGCTTCGACCTGCCGCCCGGCGCGTACCGGATCACCGAGGACATCCTCGGCGTCGGCGTACAGGTGCGCGTACGGGCAGGGGAGACCGTCACCGTGACCCTGACCCTTCCGTCCGTCTGAGTGACGGCCGCCCGCCCACACTCGACCGAAGGGGTGCAGTTCGTCGGCGAAGGGGTGTCCGTG
The DNA window shown above is from Streptomyces vietnamensis and carries:
- the puuE gene encoding allantoinase PuuE produces the protein MSEYRHDLVGYGAEPPRAAWPGGARVAVSLVLNYEEGGEHNVLDGDPASEGFLHEVVGAPPVAGGRDLNAESMFAYGSRAGFWRVHRTLGAHGVPLTVHAVGQALERNPDAARAMGAAGWEVAGHGWRWIDHRDVPEDVERAGIARTTAVIERLVGRRPVGWYTGRTSAATRRLVAEEGGFLYDSDDYSDDLPFYVEAAGRPHLVVPYSLDANDFKFLLVHGFTTADDMLAYLVDTFETLYAEGAERPRMMSVGMHGRIIGRPGRIRVLDGFLRHIARRGGAWVATREQIARHWLATHPPTS
- a CDS encoding Lrp/AsnC family transcriptional regulator produces the protein MDEIDRAILRELQTDGRIPYAELGPKVGLSPSAARQRLQRLIDAKVVQVVGVTDPVAMGGQAMALLGVRVDGDPRAVADELARHEEVVYTVLTSGTFDLFVEVVCRRPAELLDIVNDVVRPIEGVTAVESFPYFGIHTHRFLWDVG
- a CDS encoding aminotransferase — translated: MPPRQSFGVDFFAREALPAPRVTEGDAQRIAAEVFGLATHAVSLGSQQDTNFLLRGSDGKPAAVLKIANPAFGETEIEAQDAAADLVAEANPALRVATVLRDHDGARQVAAVDTADGPLTARLLRYLPGGSLSGPRHLSPRTVSAMGAVAGRVSSALHDFRHPGLDRVLQWDPRHADRVVELLLRHVSEPARRAAVETATAESWAAVREVGDGLPRQAVHLDLTDDNLVRAAGSPSHVPDGIIDFGDLTHSWAVSELAVTLSSVLHHDGAEPHHVLPAVRAFHGIRPLSADEAAALWPLVVLRAATLVVSGRQQAAVDRDNAYVNAALDREWRIFEQAIAVPSAVMTGLIDDALELPRRPAPSLPVLGPLVADLTASGTRLLDLSVESDAMDHGTWLEPGTEERLAAELLDRGADAVTTAYAQPRLSASAVLSATSSATVPTGIDLWLGRPSELRAPHDGEIVHASPGRATLTCGSRLLDLSWNGADAPYPPTGSLLRAGDRLAALPSGTRLHLTLRHRHGPEVPALVRPEYAAGWLALTTDPAPLIGVPTAEGRPQEDLLARRDASFATVQEHYYGNPPRIERGWRHHMLSTDGRAYLDMVNNVTPLGHAHPRVERAVARQLRRLNTNSRFHYASVVEFSERLAALLPAPLDTVFLVNSGSEAVDLAIRLAIGATGRHDVVALREAYHGWTYASDAVSTSIADNPNALASRPDWVHTVDSPNPYRGNHRGEAATAYATEAVRTVEDLAATGRAPGAFISESFYGNAGAVALPDGYLAQVYAAVRRHGGLTIADEIQVGYGRLGSWFWGFEQQGVTPDIVTVAKAIGNGHPLGAVITSRAVAERYRDQGYFFSSTGGSPVSSIAGLTVLDTLRDEDLQGNAVRVGAHLKARLEELAERHPLIGAVHGAGLYLGVELVRDHATLEPAPEETTELCDRMLDLGVIVQPTGDHQNVLKIKPPLCIDRTAADFFTATLDRALTELR
- a CDS encoding carboxypeptidase regulatory-like domain-containing protein, with amino-acid sequence MTEVNAMDARIGRGVKALAMLGLLLVAAAAVGCGPGAEQATGTVRGTVVRPPGQDPRSGGGGSDGRDTARVPVNGDPVRARDEHGRVVASTVSAPPDGGFRFDLPPGAYRITEDILGVGVQVRVRAGETVTVTLTLPSV